In Thunnus maccoyii chromosome 3, fThuMac1.1, whole genome shotgun sequence, the following proteins share a genomic window:
- the LOC121889334 gene encoding laminin subunit beta-3-like: protein MRILLLLAAVAAVSQAQTDCSRGACYPPSNDLLLGRAHQLRASSTCGLTGSEVYCTPYQQRRMKCCPCDSRNPNGQLAHTVQDVLSTAGPDRWWQSKKEVNAVTLQLDLNNLFQLDRLTLNFKGPRPSALIIERTLDNGRTWEPALYIAADCQKAFPGVPTSTPLTMDQTYCYTLPPTGNPYQDQMIQFSPLRQYAYVPVPNSQKIEDVTGLTGLRVRLAELGDVPRLPGRALSRFYALKEMRVMGSCMCHGHANRCLPEAYNNAQSNSIQVNPQCDCQHNTAGVNCERCADLYNDLPWRPAEESNTHTCKRCECNNHAQRCHFDEEVYKASGSRSGGVCEGCMHHTTGPKCDQCAPGYQPNPRSRMDRPDACIRCSCSAEGTVNEGRCDDSSGSCQCKVNVEGPRCDRCKRGYYGLSASNPLGCSKCSCSPDGSLSGVCDPVTGQCPCRSHFHGLTCEVCAKGYWKPFQSGRCEPCNCDPTRSLSDTCDQQTGQCQCRPGFGGQKCTECPDNTYGDPLIGCRPCLCDAEGTLPEVCDKQTGACLCRQGVTGPRCDSCNRGHCDSFPACETCPSCYFTLDAQRQNLSLALERLSPSFPSRPGNGGLGNFGPRILTLEANLNLIRNSISLPPSTARQIDDALSQLDKLRDQVDKVNDDLSPLKRTPGLDSELDKLQGLLDSLRVQYNAKKDAMTNSINPNNAGAFSAIKNAYDESTDAAKKVKASGKTVKESADVREETKDLQNRVQPANTKDLDKLNQNMASKPNLTPVAKQVCGSVRSEPCTPLQCEGGDLCPPEGTPPCEKGEKCVGALPLSKRANADAQDVKNRLDKLTGKITDAAEKLQKTQETTNQVRQSSEKLSNKMKKTRDELEDDLKETRDVVKELKDFLSDPSSNLAHIQEVSDWILKAKLPLNLATLKRKLEDLKNLAANLPDSKAVLNEAEPQLDAARKLLQKAQDTRDTALGVKADVDGLLAGFGAVEGSLSDLEDRLQDSMDLMDTLNDNLTKAKDQLSPAEKTLDDVSTLMKPMKPQLDELKDLLQSGGQQAQEAQDNADKAEDEAADANEDLLSLQKQLDRLKDKAATSGSGGEAGPVGDRLAKLRQDAGALANTTENMMKSLEGKADSLRSLQGEILQKSSKLEGLDAKLKDLLAKLRKKAHDLTVCQG, encoded by the exons ATGAGAATACTTTTACTACTAGCTG CCGTGGCTGCAGTATCACAGGCCCAGACTGACTGCTCTCGAGGGGCTTGTTACCCACCCAGCAATGACCTGCTGCTGGGCAGGGCTCACCAGCTCCGAGCCTCTTCCACCTGCGGCCTCACCGGCTCTGAGGTCTACTGCACCCCATACCAACAG agGAGGATGAAGTGCTGTCCATGTGACTCCAGGAACCCAAACGGTCAGCTGGCCCACACTGTCCAGGATGTCCTGTCCACTGCCGGACCAGACAGATGGTGGCAGTCTAAGAAAG AGGTGAATGCAGTCACTCTCCAGTTGGACCTCAACAATCTGTTCCAGCTTGACAGACTGACACTGAACTTCAAG GGTCCTCGTCCCAGTGCTTTGATTATAGAGAGGACACTTGATAATGGCAGGACATGGGAACCCGCCCTCTACATTGCTGCAGACTGTCAAAAAGCATTCCCTGGTGTCCCCACTTCAACACCTCTTACCATGGACCAGACTTACTGCTACACTCTGCCCCCTACTGGAAACCCATACCAAGATCAGATG ATCCAGTTCAGTCCTTTGCGTCAGTACGCTTATGTCCCAGTTCCCAACAGCCAGAAGATTGAGG ATGTGACTGGCTTGACGGGGTTGAGGGTGAGGCTAGCCGAGCTGGGTGATGTGCCACGTCTACCAGGCAGAGCTCTCAGTAGGTTTTACGCCCTTAAGGAGATGAGGGTGATGGGCAGCTGTATGTGCCATGGACATGCCAACCGATGCCTACCAGAAGCCTACAACAACGCTCAGTCCAACAGCATACAG GTGAACCCTCAGTGTGACTGCCAGCATAACACAGCAGGTGTGAACTGTGAGCGCTGTGCTGATCTCTACAATGATCTGCCCTGGAGACCTGCAGAGGAGAGCAACACTCATACCTGCAAAC GCTGTGAGTGTAACAACCATGCCCAACGCTGTCATTTTGACGAGGAGGTGTACAAGGCCAGTGGCTCAAGgagcggaggtgtgtgtgaAGGTTGTATGCACCACACCACAGGGCCAAAGTGTGACCAGTGTGCCCCAGGCTACCAACCAAACCCCCGCAGCCGAATGGATCGTCCTGATGCCTGCATAC GCTGTAGCTGCAGTGCGGAGGGGACAGTGAATGAGGGCCGGTGTGACGATAGCTCAGGCTCATGTCAGTGTAAAGTGAACGTGGAAGGCCCCCGCTGTGACCGCTGTAAGAGAGGCTACTACGGCCTGAGCGCTTCTAACCCTCTGGGCTGCTCCA AGTGCTCCTGTTCTCCAGACGGGTCACTGTCAGGTGTTTGTGACCCAGTGACCGGCCAGTGTCCCTGTCGTTCCCACTTCCACGGCCTGACCTGTGAGGTGTGTGCAAAAGGCTACTGGAAACCATTCCAGTCAGGACGATGTGAGCCTTGCAACTGTGACCCCACCAGGTCCCTCAGTGATACCTGCGACCAG CAGACGGGTCAGTGTCAGTGTAGACCAGGCTTTGGAGGCCAAAAATGTACCGAGTGCCCAGACAACACATACGGAGACCCACTCATTGGCTGCCGGC CGTGTCTGTGTGATGCTGAAGGAACCCTTCCAGAAGTTTGTGACAAGCAGACAGGAGCCTGTCTATGTCGGCAGGGTGTCACCGGGCCTCGCTGTGACTCCTGCAATCGAGGACACTGTGACTCCTTCCCTGCCTGTGAAACATGTCCCTCCTGCTACTTCACCCTGGATGCCCAGCGTCAAAACCTCAGCTTAGCTTTGGAGAGACTCTCCCCGAGCTTCCCTTCTCGTCCAGGTAATGGTGGTCTTGGAAATTTTGGGCCACGCATCCTCACCCTGGAGGCCAACCTGAACCTGATCCGGAACTCAATCTCCCTTCCACCCAGTACTGCCAGACAGATTGATGATGCTCTGTCCCAGCTGGACAAGCTCAG GGACCAGGTGGACAAGGTTAACGACGATCTTTCACCCCTGAAAAGAACACCCGGTCTGGACTCAGAGCTGGACAAACTGCAGGGTCTGCTGGACAGCCTCCGTGTGCAGTACAATGCCAAGAAAGATGCCATGACGAACTCCATCAATCCCAATAATGCAG GAGCATTCTCTGCCATCAAGAATGCCTATGATGAGTCTACAGATGCAGCTAAGAAAGTAAAGGCCAGcggaaaaacagtgaaagagtcAGCTGATGTCAGAGAGGAGACTAAGGACCTTCAGAACCGAGTACAACCAGCCAACACCAAAGATCTGgacaaactgaaccaaaacatgGCCTCCAAACCTAACCTCACCCCTGTGGCCAAACAG GTATGTGGCAGTGTTCGCTCAGAGCCCTGCACCCCACTCCAGTGTGAGGGTGGGGACTTGTGTCCACCGGAGGGAACACCACCTTgtgaaaagggagaaaagtgTGTGGGTGCCCTGCCTCTCAGCAAGAGGGCAAACGCTGATGCTCAGGATGTGAAAAACCGACTGGACAAGCTGACCGGCAAAATCACAGATGCTGCAGAGAAG ctccaaaaaacacaagagacaaCCAATCAGGTGAGACAGTCTTCAGAGAAGCTGTCCAATAAGATGAAGAAGACCAGAGACGAACTGGAAGATGACTTAAAAGAGACGCGTGACGTTGTGAAAGAGCTCAAAGACTTCCTGTCAG ACCCATCCTCCAACCTGGCCCACATCCAGGAGGTGAGCGACTGGATCCTGAAAGCCAAACTGCCCCTCAACCTGGCCACTCTGAAGAGGAAGCTGGAGGACCTCAAGAATCTGGCAGCCAATCTACCAGACAGCAAGGCTGTGTTGAATGAGGCCGAGCCACAGCTGGATGCAGCCAGGAAACTGCTGCAGAAAGCCCAGGACACCAG GGACACGGCACTGGGGGTAAAGGCTGATGTGGATGGGCTTCTGGCAGGCTTCGGTGCAGTGGAGGGCTCCCTCTCTGACCTGGAGGACAGACTGCAGGACAGCATGGATCTCATGGACACTCTGAACGACAACCTGACTAAG GCCAAAGACCAGCTGAGCCCTGCAGAGAAGACTCTGGATGATGTATCAACACTGATGAAGCCAATGAAACCCCAGCTGGACGAGCTCAAAGACCTGCTGCAGAGTGGAGGCCAGCAGGCTCAGGAAGCACAGGACAATGCAGACAAAGCTGAAGATGAAGCAGCTGACGCAAATGAG gacCTGTTGTCATTGCAGAAGCAGCTGGATCGTCTTAAAGATAAGGCTGCTACCAGTGGGTCTGGTGGGGAGGCGGGGCCAGTGGGGGATCGACTGGCAAAGCTGCGGCAGGATGCTGGAGCTCTGGCCAACaccactgaaaacatgatgaagTCTCTGGAAG GTAAAGCAGATTCCCTGAGGTCGCTGCAGGGTGAGATCCTTCAGAAGTCATCAAAGCTTGAAGGACTTGATGCCAAGCTTAAAGACCTTTTAGCAAAACTTCGAAAGAAAGCCCACGACCTCACCGTCTGCCAGGGCTGA
- the camk1ga gene encoding calcium/calmodulin-dependent protein kinase IGa: protein MGRKEIICSWKKSISNIKDVFDFKGKMGSGSFSEVFMVREKNTGKLYALKCLKKKHLAHSNLENEINVLRRIKHENVVGLEDFYESRTHYYLVMQLVSGGELFDRILDKGVFTEKDASTVIKQVLQAVSYLHENSIVHRDLKPENLLYYNTDENAKIMVSDFGLSKTLEHGVMSTACGTPGYVAPEVLAQKPYSKTVDCWSIGVITYILLSGYPPFFEDNETRLFSKIMRAEYAFHSPFWDDISESAKDFIRHMMEKNPTKRFTTEQALRHPWIAEDTAKDVDIYQSICEQMERNFAKSRWKQAFNAASAINHMKKLQLSHSEPSPSPLSLPNITVQSSSQNDLEVLGPCHDEAHTLDPNGNPVHVASHVSCSNPEPDRSLCPPLRGHSEPGHTLAIKEPREVQSFRSESDAHFRPSKSLDAVAQRKDQPLQSGVCSVM from the exons GGGCTCTTTTTCCGAGGTTTTTATGGTGAGAGAGAAGAACACAGGGAAACTGTACGCTCTGAAATGTCTGAAGAAAAAACACCTCGCTCATAGCAACCTGGAAAATGAAATCAATGTACTGAggag GATAAAGCATGAGAATGTGGTGGGACTGGAGGATTTCTACGAGAGTCGAACACACTATTACCTGGTCATGCAACT ggtgtCAGGTGGGGAGCTATTTGATCGCATTTTAGACAAGGGTGTTTTCACCGAGAAGGACGCCAGCACAGTGATCAAACAGGTGCTGCAGGCTGTCAGCTACCTGCACGAAAACAGCATCGTACACAGGGACCTGaag CCTGAAAACCTGCTGTACTATAACACAGATGAGAATGCTAAGATCATGGTCAGTGACTTTGGTCTGTCTAAGACACTGGAGCATGGTGTGATGTCCACTGCCTGTGGTACACCAGGATATGTTG CCCCAGAGGTTTTGGCCCAGAAACCCTACAGCAAAACAGTGGACTGCTGGTCCATTGGAGTTATCACTTATATCCT GCTGAGTGGCTACCCTCCATTCTTTGAAGATAATGAGACTCGTCTGTTTTCAAAGATCATGAGAGCAGAGTACGCCTTTCATTCACCATTCTGGGACGACATCTCTGagtcag CCAAAGACTTTATCAGGCATATGATGGAGAAAAACCCCACAAAACGATTCACCACCGAACAGGCACTCAGACACCCCtg GATTGCTGAAGACACAGCTAAAGACGTGGACATTTATCAGTCTATCTGTgaacagatggagagaaacTTTGCCAAATCAAGATGGAAG CAAGCATTCAACGCAGCCTCCGCCATCAACCACATGAAGAAACTGCAGTTGTCCCACAGTGAGCCATCCCCCTCGCCCCTCTCTTTGCCCAACATCACGGTGCAGTCCTCCTCCCAGAATGACCTGGAGGTGCTGGGACCCTGCCACGATGAGGCTCACACCCTGGACCCCAACGGAAATCCCGTCCATGTCGCCAGTCATGTCTCCTGCAGTAACCCTGAACCTGACAGGAGTCTCTGTCCACCACTAAGAGGTCACAGTGAGCCTGGCCACACCCTCGCCATCAAGGAGCCAAGAGAAGTCCAGTCCTTCCGTTCAGAGAGTGATGCTCATTTCAGGCCATCCAAGAG ccTGGATGctgtggcacagaggaaggACCAACCACTTCAGTCTGGAGTCTGTTCTGTCATGTGA